The Miscanthus floridulus cultivar M001 chromosome 17, ASM1932011v1, whole genome shotgun sequence genome has a window encoding:
- the LOC136517555 gene encoding large ribosomal subunit protein P2A-like codes for MKFVAAYLLAVLAGNSSPSAEDLTAILESVGCEVDNERMELLLSQLSGKDITELIAAGREKFASVPCGGGGVAVAATAPAAGGAAPASEAKKEEKVEEKEESDDDMGFSLFD; via the exons ATGAAGTTCGTTGCTGCCTACCTGCTTGCTGTCCTTGCTGGGAACTCCAGCCCCTCAGCCGAGGACTTGACAGCCATTCTGGAGTCAG TTGGCTGTGAAGTTGACAATGAAAGGATGGAACTCCTGCTGTCCCAACTGAGCGGTAAGGACATTACTGAGCTCATTGCCGCGGGCAGGGAGAAGTTTGCTTCAGTCCCATGTGGCGGAGGTGGTGTGGCTGTTGCGGCAACTGCCCCTGCTGCTGGTGGAGCTGCTCCTGCATCTGAggcgaagaaagaagagaaggtgGAAGAGAAGGAAGAAAGTGATGAC GACATGGGCTTCAGCCTCTTCGACTAA